In the genome of Urocitellus parryii isolate mUroPar1 chromosome 7, mUroPar1.hap1, whole genome shotgun sequence, the window ttttaaaagttcctCCTCAGTCCTTGGTGGCCTCTCCCTGGACAGATTAGGTAGCCAGTGGATCTCAGTTTTTCCCTCTAAACAGAGAGTTTGACTTTTTCCAGGCATTTGAGAAACACACCAATAAACTTTAGAGCACAATTATCACCAAATACCTTCCTAATAATGGTccagtgggggaggagggacagcATGAAACATCCGTGGAACTCAGGTAGAAGATGAATTTGAGACTGAAAATGAAGGGAGGAGGGCCATTTTCCCTGAACAGCTTTTCCACGTCCACTCATGAAGGAAACCCCCCACTTCAGGAGACTCAAGAGacttttccatgtgaattttccGATGCTGACTGAGATAGGCACTTCTGCTGAAGCATTTCTCACAGTCAGTACATTTGTAAGGTTTTTCTCCTATGTGGGTCCTTCGGTGCCTGATGAGGTTAAAGCTTTGACTGAAGCACTCACCACAGTCGGGGCATTTATaaggcttctctcctgtgtgagtcCTCTGGTGGATCACTAGGGTGGAACTCTGACTGAAAGTCTTCCAGCACTCAGAACACCTGTAAGGCTTCTCCCCCGTGTGCGTTCTCTGATGTCTAATGAGGTGGGAGCTAAGGCCGAAACTCTTCCCACATTCACagcatttatagggcttctctcctggcTGGACTCTGCAGTCCTCTACCACACTGCAGTCCTGATGCACACTTTCCTCATATTCAGAATTTTCACAGGACTTCTCTCCTGTGTGCGTTTTCTGGTGTGCTATAAGGTTGGAGCTTCGACTAAAATTCTTCCCACATTCTGCACAGGGATAGGGTTTTTCTCCCGTATGGATTCTCTGATGCTTAATTAGAGTAGAATTACAACCAAAGCCTTTTCCACATTCAggacatttgtagggcttctcacCTGTGTGTGTCCGCTGGTGGCGGATCAGACTGGAACTTTGACTGAAGCTCTTTCCACAGTCGGGGCActtgtagggcttttctccagtgtgagtcCTCTGATGTTCTATTAGGACATAGCTGTGGCTGAAGCCTTTTCCACAGATAGGACACTCGTATGGCTTCTCACCTGTATGTGATCTGTGGTGCTGAATGAGGTGAGAGCTGCTGCTAAAACTCTTCCCACACTCGGgacatttgtagggtttctccCCTGTGTGTATCCTCTCGTGGATAATAAGATGGGAGGTGTTGCTGAAGCTTTTCCCACACTCGCCACACTGGTACGGCTTCTCCCCAGTGTGTGTTCTCAGATGCTGGATCAGGTGAGAACTATTACAGAAGCATTTCTCACACTCAGAGCATTTATAAGGCTTTTCTCCGGAGTGGGTCCTCTGATGAGTACGCAAATGAGAACTATTGCTGAAGCTTTTCCAACATTCCAaacatttgtagggtttctctcccAAGGATG includes:
- the Znf572 gene encoding zinc finger protein 572 isoform X2, translating into MGTAQHNAPQAEKLCLKDRISQWPKHHGPENIKNEDTKEAPLACSQEDEMWCHDSYENDGMSQCWENCIRKAEKPNHQEWDPEEHNSVSVQQNSSLGEKPYKCLECWKSFSNSSHLRTHQRTHSGEKPYKCSECEKCFCNSSHLIQHLRTHTGEKPYQCGECGKSFSNTSHLIIHERIHTGEKPYKCPECGKSFSSSSHLIQHHRSHTGEKPYECPICGKGFSHSYVLIEHQRTHTGEKPYKCPDCGKSFSQSSSLIRHQRTHTGEKPYKCPECGKGFGCNSTLIKHQRIHTGEKPYPCAECGKNFSRSSNLIAHQKTHTGEKSCENSEYEESVHQDCSVVEDCRVQPGEKPYKCCECGKSFGLSSHLIRHQRTHTGEKPYRCSECWKTFSQSSTLVIHQRTHTGEKPYKCPDCGECFSQSFNLIRHRRTHIGEKPYKCTDCEKCFSRSAYLSQHRKIHMEKSLESPEVGGFLHEWTWKSCSGKMALLPSFSVSNSSST
- the Znf572 gene encoding zinc finger protein 572 isoform X1; the encoded protein is MEQGKELLVAESKGFTKRENLRVLFSGDESKNIMGTAQHNAPQAEKLCLKDRISQWPKHHGPENIKNEDTKEAPLACSQEDEMWCHDSYENDGMSQCWENCIRKAEKPNHQEWDPEEHNSVSVQQNSSLGEKPYKCLECWKSFSNSSHLRTHQRTHSGEKPYKCSECEKCFCNSSHLIQHLRTHTGEKPYQCGECGKSFSNTSHLIIHERIHTGEKPYKCPECGKSFSSSSHLIQHHRSHTGEKPYECPICGKGFSHSYVLIEHQRTHTGEKPYKCPDCGKSFSQSSSLIRHQRTHTGEKPYKCPECGKGFGCNSTLIKHQRIHTGEKPYPCAECGKNFSRSSNLIAHQKTHTGEKSCENSEYEESVHQDCSVVEDCRVQPGEKPYKCCECGKSFGLSSHLIRHQRTHTGEKPYRCSECWKTFSQSSTLVIHQRTHTGEKPYKCPDCGECFSQSFNLIRHRRTHIGEKPYKCTDCEKCFSRSAYLSQHRKIHMEKSLESPEVGGFLHEWTWKSCSGKMALLPSFSVSNSSST